From the Gemmatimonadota bacterium genome, the window ATAGATGCGCTCGTCCACGATGTCGCCGGTGCTCAGGAACACGCGGGTCTTGTTCTTGAAATCGAACACGTTGCGCGCGTCCAGGAACACCACGGCGCTCCTGCTGCCGAAGCGCACGCCGCGCTGCAGCTTCAGGTCGAACTCGCGCAGCCAGGGCGTGGTGTTGGTGCTGATCTCGTCGTACTTGAGATCGCCCTCGAACACGCCCGTGGGCGGACCCTGCGCCACCTGGATGCCCACCTCGCGCAGCGGCGAGTAAGGCAGCCCGCTGGCCAGGCGCGCCACGCCGAAGAGGCCCGTGTTGCGCAGGAAAGCCGGGCCGTCCCAGTCGTTGGGCAGGCGCAGCATGAAGTAGCCGGTGACGTTGTGCTTGCGGTTCTCCTCCGTCGAGCGGATCGCCTGCGCCGGGTTGGGCGGCAGGCCCAGGAGCTGGTTCGAGTTGCGCTCGATGCGCGCGAAGAGCCGCGTGTAGGTGTTGGGGTCCGTGCCCGTGCTCTTCGCGTCCTGGAACGAGTAGCCCAGCGACACGTCCAGCCAGCGGCCCCAGCGCCGGTCCAGCCGCACATCCACGCCCCGCACGTTGCCGAAGTCCGCGTTGGTGATGGTGTTCAGGAAGTTCACCACCCCCGGGCTGGTCGGGTCGTTCCAGGCCAGCTTGCGGATGGCCACGTCGGAGAGCTTGTCCTTGTTATAGGCCGAGACGTCCAGCACGAAGTCCGGGGCCAGCAACTGGCGGAAGCCGAACTCGAAGGTGATCGTCTTGGCCAGTTTCAGCGGCCGGCCCCAGACGTCGTTGGTGTTGGTGTTCTTGAAGCGGAAGAAGTCGATGTTCTTGCCCTGGTAGTACTCGTCCAGGTCGGCCACCTGGACGAAGTGGCCGTAGGAGAGGCGGAACGTGCTGTTCACCGTGACCGGGAAGGAGACGCCCACCCGCGGCGAGACCTCGTTCTGCACTTCCGCATCAGTGAAAGTGGCCGGGTCCTCGATGTTGTAGAAGCCTGCGACCAGCGGGTAATTGGTGTTGGGGTCGAAGCGGTCCCAGCGCACGCCGCCCTCGATGACCACGTCGCCCACATCCACGCGGTCCTGGAAGAACAGGCTCGAGCGCTTCGGGTTCTCGACCCAGACGTCGCCAAAATCCTGGTTGATCCAACTGGTGGACGCCGCCACGAGGTCGATGTCCGTGTAGTCGCCGCCGAACTTGACCCGGTGGTAGCGGTTGGCCTGCCAGTCCACGGTGGCCCGGACCTGGACCTGCTCTTCACGCGCGAAGCTGAAAGAGCTGGGCAGGCCGCTCAGGCTGAAGCCGGTGGCGACGCCGTAGGGGTTCAGCCGGAACTCCTGCCGCAGCCGCAGGTCGGTGCGGTTCAGGAAGGGCGCCCGCTGGCGGATGACCTGGCCCGTGTTCGGATCGCGGATGTCCTTGTTGCCCAGGTACATGTCGACCAGCGTCTGGTCCACCGGGAAGTCGTCCTCGTCCACCAGGAACTCGAAATCATCGAAGGTGAAGCCCAGTGCCGGGTTGCGGTTATCCAGCTCCCAGGCCGGATCGAGTACGCCGCCCAGCAGCTCGTCGCGCGTGAGCGCCAGCTTCAGGTCCAGCGCCAGCGCGTTGTCCGCCCGCTGCACGAAGTTGTGAGTCCACCCCAGGATCGCGGCGCGCGTCGTCGAGCGGCTGCCGCTCGCGGCCGCGCCGTTGTACGACTGGCTCTGGCCGGCGCCAAAAGCGCTGCGCCCCTGACTGCGCAGTTGCTTGAGCGAGACGTACGCCCTCGAGCCCGAGCCGTAGCTCAGGTCCAGCTTCCCGTCCAGCGCGTAGTTATCACTATTGGAGAAGGGAATCTGCCCGTCCTGCTCATAGAGCGTGAACTTCGGGATGGGCACCTCGCGCTGGTCGCTGGCGCCCGCCACGCCGGCAGTAGCCGCGACCGTCACCACGGTGTCAATGCCGTCCATCACGTAGATGGGTACGTCCCGCCACAACTTGCCCTCATTGGAGGAGCGCTGCCCCTGCGCCGTCACGCCGCCGAAGAAGGAGAGCGGGCCGAACACCGGGCCACCCGCGTTCAACTCCAGCCGATTCAGGCCCAGCGAGTATTTGTTGGGCATCATCTCGTCCGACTCGAAGCTGACCCGGCCGGCCCATTCCTGGGCGCCGCGGCGCGTCACGTAGTTGATGATCCCCGACTGCGCCTCACCGAACTCCGCGCTGAAGCCGCCCGTCAGCACGTCGATCTCCGACACGCTGGTGGGGGCGAGGGCCAGGGTGGAGGTGCCGCGGTTGAAGTTGCGCAGCAGCACGCCGTCCACGTACAGCGCCTCTTCACCCGAGCGGCCGCCGCGGATCGAGAAGCCCTTGAACAGGCCGTGGTCCACCACGCCCGGCTGCAGTCTCAGGAGCTGCCGCACGTTGTCCACGGGGAGGTTCTGCGCCACCTCGGCACTGATGATGTTCTTTGATGCCACCTGGTCCCGCGGCACCAGCGGGTTCCGCTCCCCGACCACGGTGATCGGCTCGAGCGCCACGGCCGTGGTGGGCAGTTGGAAGTCCACCGTGACCGTCTGCCCGGCCAGCACGCGCTGCCCGGTTACGGTCACGCTCTGGTAGCCGATGAACTGGGCCTGCAGATCGAAAACCTCGGCCGGCACGTTGTTGATGAAGTAGTAGCCGTCCTGGTTCGTGATGTTGCCCAGCCTGGTGCCCACCACGATCACCTGGGCGCCCGCCAGCGGCTGGCCGGTCTGAGCGTCGGTGACCCGGCCCTCGACTTTCCCCGTGACCTGCTGGCCGGCCGCCGGCGCCGCCAAGAGCGCCACGAGCAGCGCCACGAGGAAGCCTCGGGGCGCGATGCCCCGTATCGAGACGTGCATTGGGTCCTCCATCGGAGTGGATGGTTCGGGCAAATGGAGACTGCCTGCTGGGTGAACGCGCCCCCTGCTACCGGAGCCGGGCGGCTCCTCCGGCGCGTACGTCGGTCTGTCGCTCACGATTGGCACAGCCGTCATCAGCTCCGGGGTTGCGGCGAAACGGGGCACGATACGCTGCCCCAGAAATCCTGTCAAGGGCGCATCAACAGTGAGGATGGCGTATCTGCGGAAATAAATAATTATTGTTCATCAGCGAGCGTGTTCAGTCTGGTTCCCGATTCCAGCATTCAACCAGGCACCCGCGCGAAGAACGTGCGAAGGCGCCGTCCTGTGACAGCGGGGCCGGGCCGTTCCCTGGAGCGCAGGAGGACGGATCCGTGCAATATTGGAGCTTGCTCGGAGGGCGCCCTGCGTCTACTGTCCGGCGTCACCCGCCGGCTGGCGGGGTACCATGCGGGTGACGCGCAGCAAGGCGCGCGCCTTGGCCAGCGTTTCCTCGTACTCGCGGGCGGGCACCGAGTCGGCGACGATGCCCGCGCCTGCCTGCACGTGGGCCCGTCCCTGGGCGGCGAGCAGGGTGCGGATGGCGATGGCCGTGTCCATGGCCTGGCCGCCGTAGGCGAAGTAGCCGACCGCGCCGGCGTAGGGGCCGCGGCCCACCGGTTCCAGCTCGTCAATGATCTGCATGGCCCGGATCTTGGGCGCGCCGCTCACGGTGCCGGCGGGGAAGCAGGCGCGGAAGACATCGACGGCGGAGAGGCCGTCTTTCAGCTCGCCTTCGACCTGACTCACCAGGTGGAGCACGTGGCTGTACTTCTCGACGGTCATGAACTCGGGCACCCGCACGGTGCCGAAGCGGGCCACTCGCCCCACGTCGTTGCGTCCCAGGTCCACGAGCATCAGGTGTTCGGCCCGCTCCTTCTCGTCGGCCAGCAGCTCGGCGGCGAGTGCCGCGTCCTCCTGCTCGCTGCGGCCGCGGGGCCGCGTGCCGGCAATGGGCCGCAGCGTGACCACCCCACCCTCGACCCGGACCAGCACCTCGGGGGAGGAGCCGACCAGCGCCAGGCCATCGAGCTCGAGGTAGTAGAGGTAAGGCGAGGGATTGACCGAGCGCAGCGCGCGGTAGAGGTCGAACGGGCGGGCCTCGAGCGGCACCGTCAATCGCTGGCTCAGTACCACCTGGAAGGCGTCACCCGCGGCGATGTACTCCTTGATGCGCCGCACGTGCTGCTCGAAGGCCTCGCGCGCGTAGCTGCTGCTGAAGGCCGGATCCGTGTCCGGTGCCGCCAGCTCGAGCGGCCCGGGCGCCTCCGCCTCGGCCAGCGTTTGAACCAGCGCAGCCAGCTTCTGGGCCGCTTGATCGTAGCGCCGCCGCAGCTCGGCCTCGTCCGGCTCGCCGGCCACGTCCACGGCGGCGATGGCCAGGGCGCGGCCGAACAGGTTGTCAATGGCCAGCACCACGTCCGTGAAGAGGAACAGCGCCTGCGGCAGCGCCAGGTCATCGGGCGGCGGCGCGGGCAGCCGCTCGATGCTGCGGACGACGTCGTACCCCATGTAGCCCACGGCGCCACCAAAGAAGCGGGGCAGACCCGGCACTGCTGCGGGCCTGCGGCTGCGCAGCAGGCGGTCGAACTCGCCCAGCGGATCAGC encodes:
- the trpE gene encoding anthranilate synthase component I; this translates as MPSPDFAAFLRLAAAAELVPVWRELLFDTDTAVTAYAKLMRPPFGFLLESVVGGEKWARYTFLGTAPREAWRLEAGGRISRWEAQSGWREATASADPLGEFDRLLRSRRPAAVPGLPRFFGGAVGYMGYDVVRSIERLPAPPPDDLALPQALFLFTDVVLAIDNLFGRALAIAAVDVAGEPDEAELRRRYDQAAQKLAALVQTLAEAEAPGPLELAAPDTDPAFSSSYAREAFEQHVRRIKEYIAAGDAFQVVLSQRLTVPLEARPFDLYRALRSVNPSPYLYYLELDGLALVGSSPEVLVRVEGGVVTLRPIAGTRPRGRSEQEDAALAAELLADEKERAEHLMLVDLGRNDVGRVARFGTVRVPEFMTVEKYSHVLHLVSQVEGELKDGLSAVDVFRACFPAGTVSGAPKIRAMQIIDELEPVGRGPYAGAVGYFAYGGQAMDTAIAIRTLLAAQGRAHVQAGAGIVADSVPAREYEETLAKARALLRVTRMVPRQPAGDAGQ
- a CDS encoding TonB-dependent receptor, yielding MHVSIRGIAPRGFLVALLVALLAAPAAGQQVTGKVEGRVTDAQTGQPLAGAQVIVVGTRLGNITNQDGYYFINNVPAEVFDLQAQFIGYQSVTVTGQRVLAGQTVTVDFQLPTTAVALEPITVVGERNPLVPRDQVASKNIISAEVAQNLPVDNVRQLLRLQPGVVDHGLFKGFSIRGGRSGEEALYVDGVLLRNFNRGTSTLALAPTSVSEIDVLTGGFSAEFGEAQSGIINYVTRRGAQEWAGRVSFESDEMMPNKYSLGLNRLELNAGGPVFGPLSFFGGVTAQGQRSSNEGKLWRDVPIYVMDGIDTVVTVAATAGVAGASDQREVPIPKFTLYEQDGQIPFSNSDNYALDGKLDLSYGSGSRAYVSLKQLRSQGRSAFGAGQSQSYNGAAASGSRSTTRAAILGWTHNFVQRADNALALDLKLALTRDELLGGVLDPAWELDNRNPALGFTFDDFEFLVDEDDFPVDQTLVDMYLGNKDIRDPNTGQVIRQRAPFLNRTDLRLRQEFRLNPYGVATGFSLSGLPSSFSFAREEQVQVRATVDWQANRYHRVKFGGDYTDIDLVAASTSWINQDFGDVWVENPKRSSLFFQDRVDVGDVVIEGGVRWDRFDPNTNYPLVAGFYNIEDPATFTDAEVQNEVSPRVGVSFPVTVNSTFRLSYGHFVQVADLDEYYQGKNIDFFRFKNTNTNDVWGRPLKLAKTITFEFGFRQLLAPDFVLDVSAYNKDKLSDVAIRKLAWNDPTSPGVVNFLNTITNADFGNVRGVDVRLDRRWGRWLDVSLGYSFQDAKSTGTDPNTYTRLFARIERNSNQLLGLPPNPAQAIRSTEENRKHNVTGYFMLRLPNDWDGPAFLRNTGLFGVARLASGLPYSPLREVGIQVAQGPPTGVFEGDLKYDEISTNTTPWLREFDLKLQRGVRFGSRSAVVFLDARNVFDFKNKTRVFLSTGDIVDERIYGELVRGHQNLLGGGSPRAVDLSSLSSAGGGVTSEVDLIALRRAEQRFGDGDGTFTLTEQEKAFRSAVLFFSGPQDLVAQGRRLRLGFEVTF